From a single Phragmites australis chromosome 7, lpPhrAust1.1, whole genome shotgun sequence genomic region:
- the LOC133925124 gene encoding uncharacterized protein LOC133925124 isoform X2, translated as MGLLGLKRLMSMQRERKGRRQIQAPNGLITSVPQKNDSLCQDDDHFQGGKRSRYSGPNLPEDIWCHIRSLVPLQDAARSACVSRTFLRSWRCHPKLILSKKTLGLKRKACVKGDRARCFTSRVDHILKNHSGTGVKFLKLEIPDYCNVTTCHLNNWLQIAITPGIEEVSLFYPSNDKEEYNFPCSLLFDGRGNSIRYLYLNDCAFRPPVGFDCLKSLTKLHLYEVRITGDELGCLISKSFALKQLQLTCCSELNCLKIPFWLERLSWLSVFGCNTLQVIESNAPNLSTFRFFGDPVHLSLRESSQVKILKIGFSDKPNSVSYAITKLPSTVPNLEILTITSVSERVNSPMVADKFLSLKYLKICLGAYCQAFSPAYDYLSLVSFLDASPVLETFILGDDMKHDSVFGDASHMRQSSGHKHDRLKKVQINGFCSAKSMVELTCHILENATSLESLTLDTVLHWEVNGEIRRCSVQKTGECRHLCRDMILEAHKALRAVERYILGRVPSTVKLNVGEPCSRCHAIDVKLS; from the exons ATGGGGCTGCTGGGGCTAAAGCGGCTCATGTCCATGCAGAGGGAGCGGAAGGGTCGCCGGCAAATCCAAGCCCCCA ATGGATTGATTACTTCAGTACCCCAGAAAAACGACTCACTCTGCCAAGATGATGATCATTTTCAGGGTGGTAAAAGATCAAGATATTCAGGGCCAAACCTTCCTGAG GATATCTGGTGCCATATTCGTTCCCTAGTGCCATTGCAAGATGCTGCCCGTTCTGCATGTGTATCTCGCACATTTTTACGTTCTTGGAGATGCCACCCCAAGCTCATCCTCAGTAAGAAAACACTGGGATTAAAACGAAAGGCATGTGTAAAGGGTGACAGAGCAAGGTGTTTCACTAGCAGAGTTGACCACATTCTAAAAAATCACTCAGGCACTGGCGTGAAGTTTCTCAAGCTTGAAATCCCTGATTATTGCAATGTCACCACTTGTCATCTCAATAATTGGCTTCAGATTGCTATCACACCTGGGATTGAAGAAGTCTCCCTTTTTTACCCTTCAAATGACAAGGAAGAGTACAACTTCCCATGCTCACTTTTATTTGATGGCCGTGGAAACTCGATTCGGTATCTTTATCTCAACGATTGCGCCTTCCGTCCCCCGGTTGGATTTGATTGTTTGAAAAGCCTGACTAAGCTGCATCTGTATGAAGTGCGCATTACAGGGGATGAGTTAGGGTGTCTTATTTCCAAGTCTTTTGCTTTAAAGCAGTTGCAACTCACATGTTGCAGTGAGCTAAATTGCCTGAAGATACCATTCTGGCTGGAGCGGCTCAGCTGGctgagtgtgtttggttgcaaCACACTGCAAGTGATAGAGAGCAATGCTCCAAATCTCTCCACTTTTAGATTCTTTGGTGACCCAGTACACCTCTCACTTAGAGAATCATCGCAAGTGAAGATCCTAAAAATTGGGTTTTCAGATAAGCCCAACTCTGTCAGTTATGCTATTACCAAGCTTCCTTCCACTGTGCCAAATCTTGAAATTCTTACTATAACTTCAGTTAGTGAG AGGGTTAATTCACCTATGGTAGCTGACAAATTCCTCAGCCTCAAGTACTTGAAGATTTGTCTTGGTGCTTATTGTCAGGCCTTTTCCCCAGCCTATGATTATTTGTCTTTGGTTTCGTTTCTGGATGCTTCTCCTGTCTTGGAGACTTTCATCTTGGGT GATGACATGAAGCATGATTCGGTTTTTGGGGATGCCTCGCATATGAGGCAGAGTTCTGGACACAAGCATGACAGACTCAAGAAGGTGCAGATCAATGGCTTCTGCTCTGCAAAGAGCATGGTTGAGCTAACATGTCATATTCTTGAGAATGCAACATCACTTGAAAGTCTTACACTGGACACCGTATTACATTGGGAGGTAAATGGTGAAATTAGAAGGTGTTCTGTCCAAAAAACCGGTGAATGCAGGCACTTGTGCAGGGATATGATCTTGGAAGCGCATAAAGCACTCAGGGCTGTCGAAAGGTACATCCTGGGAAGGGTTCCCTCTACAGTGAAGTTAAATGTTGGGGAGCCTTGCAGCCGGTGCCATGCTATAGATGTTAAGTTATCGTAA
- the LOC133925124 gene encoding uncharacterized protein LOC133925124 isoform X1 — protein sequence MGLLGLKRLMSMQRERKGRRQIQAPNGLITSVPQKNDSLCQDDDHFQGGKRSRYSGPNLPEDIWCHIRSLVPLQDAARSACVSRTFLRSWRCHPKLILSKKTLGLKRKACVKGDRARCFTSRVDHILKNHSGTGVKFLKLEIPDYCNVTTCHLNNWLQIAITPGIEEVSLFYPSNDKEEYNFPCSLLFDGRGNSIRYLYLNDCAFRPPVGFDCLKSLTKLHLYEVRITGDELGCLISKSFALKQLQLTCCSELNCLKIPFWLERLSWLSVFGCNTLQVIESNAPNLSTFRFFGDPVHLSLRESSQVKILKIGFSDKPNSVSYAITKLPSTVPNLEILTITSVSERVNSPMVADKFLSLKYLKICLGAYCQAFSPAYDYLSLVSFLDASPVLETFILGVCQDDMKHDSVFGDASHMRQSSGHKHDRLKKVQINGFCSAKSMVELTCHILENATSLESLTLDTVLHWEVNGEIRRCSVQKTGECRHLCRDMILEAHKALRAVERYILGRVPSTVKLNVGEPCSRCHAIDVKLS from the exons ATGGGGCTGCTGGGGCTAAAGCGGCTCATGTCCATGCAGAGGGAGCGGAAGGGTCGCCGGCAAATCCAAGCCCCCA ATGGATTGATTACTTCAGTACCCCAGAAAAACGACTCACTCTGCCAAGATGATGATCATTTTCAGGGTGGTAAAAGATCAAGATATTCAGGGCCAAACCTTCCTGAG GATATCTGGTGCCATATTCGTTCCCTAGTGCCATTGCAAGATGCTGCCCGTTCTGCATGTGTATCTCGCACATTTTTACGTTCTTGGAGATGCCACCCCAAGCTCATCCTCAGTAAGAAAACACTGGGATTAAAACGAAAGGCATGTGTAAAGGGTGACAGAGCAAGGTGTTTCACTAGCAGAGTTGACCACATTCTAAAAAATCACTCAGGCACTGGCGTGAAGTTTCTCAAGCTTGAAATCCCTGATTATTGCAATGTCACCACTTGTCATCTCAATAATTGGCTTCAGATTGCTATCACACCTGGGATTGAAGAAGTCTCCCTTTTTTACCCTTCAAATGACAAGGAAGAGTACAACTTCCCATGCTCACTTTTATTTGATGGCCGTGGAAACTCGATTCGGTATCTTTATCTCAACGATTGCGCCTTCCGTCCCCCGGTTGGATTTGATTGTTTGAAAAGCCTGACTAAGCTGCATCTGTATGAAGTGCGCATTACAGGGGATGAGTTAGGGTGTCTTATTTCCAAGTCTTTTGCTTTAAAGCAGTTGCAACTCACATGTTGCAGTGAGCTAAATTGCCTGAAGATACCATTCTGGCTGGAGCGGCTCAGCTGGctgagtgtgtttggttgcaaCACACTGCAAGTGATAGAGAGCAATGCTCCAAATCTCTCCACTTTTAGATTCTTTGGTGACCCAGTACACCTCTCACTTAGAGAATCATCGCAAGTGAAGATCCTAAAAATTGGGTTTTCAGATAAGCCCAACTCTGTCAGTTATGCTATTACCAAGCTTCCTTCCACTGTGCCAAATCTTGAAATTCTTACTATAACTTCAGTTAGTGAG AGGGTTAATTCACCTATGGTAGCTGACAAATTCCTCAGCCTCAAGTACTTGAAGATTTGTCTTGGTGCTTATTGTCAGGCCTTTTCCCCAGCCTATGATTATTTGTCTTTGGTTTCGTTTCTGGATGCTTCTCCTGTCTTGGAGACTTTCATCTTGGGT GTATGTCAGGATGACATGAAGCATGATTCGGTTTTTGGGGATGCCTCGCATATGAGGCAGAGTTCTGGACACAAGCATGACAGACTCAAGAAGGTGCAGATCAATGGCTTCTGCTCTGCAAAGAGCATGGTTGAGCTAACATGTCATATTCTTGAGAATGCAACATCACTTGAAAGTCTTACACTGGACACCGTATTACATTGGGAGGTAAATGGTGAAATTAGAAGGTGTTCTGTCCAAAAAACCGGTGAATGCAGGCACTTGTGCAGGGATATGATCTTGGAAGCGCATAAAGCACTCAGGGCTGTCGAAAGGTACATCCTGGGAAGGGTTCCCTCTACAGTGAAGTTAAATGTTGGGGAGCCTTGCAGCCGGTGCCATGCTATAGATGTTAAGTTATCGTAA
- the LOC133925124 gene encoding uncharacterized protein LOC133925124 isoform X3, whose protein sequence is MVLCDKPLLLLICLFIVSADSDGLITSVPQKNDSLCQDDDHFQGGKRSRYSGPNLPEDIWCHIRSLVPLQDAARSACVSRTFLRSWRCHPKLILSKKTLGLKRKACVKGDRARCFTSRVDHILKNHSGTGVKFLKLEIPDYCNVTTCHLNNWLQIAITPGIEEVSLFYPSNDKEEYNFPCSLLFDGRGNSIRYLYLNDCAFRPPVGFDCLKSLTKLHLYEVRITGDELGCLISKSFALKQLQLTCCSELNCLKIPFWLERLSWLSVFGCNTLQVIESNAPNLSTFRFFGDPVHLSLRESSQVKILKIGFSDKPNSVSYAITKLPSTVPNLEILTITSVSERVNSPMVADKFLSLKYLKICLGAYCQAFSPAYDYLSLVSFLDASPVLETFILGVCQDDMKHDSVFGDASHMRQSSGHKHDRLKKVQINGFCSAKSMVELTCHILENATSLESLTLDTVLHWEVNGEIRRCSVQKTGECRHLCRDMILEAHKALRAVERYILGRVPSTVKLNVGEPCSRCHAIDVKLS, encoded by the exons ATGGTCCTATGCGACAAGCCTCTGTTGCTGCTTATATGTCTCTTCATAGTTTCTGCTGATAGCG ATGGATTGATTACTTCAGTACCCCAGAAAAACGACTCACTCTGCCAAGATGATGATCATTTTCAGGGTGGTAAAAGATCAAGATATTCAGGGCCAAACCTTCCTGAG GATATCTGGTGCCATATTCGTTCCCTAGTGCCATTGCAAGATGCTGCCCGTTCTGCATGTGTATCTCGCACATTTTTACGTTCTTGGAGATGCCACCCCAAGCTCATCCTCAGTAAGAAAACACTGGGATTAAAACGAAAGGCATGTGTAAAGGGTGACAGAGCAAGGTGTTTCACTAGCAGAGTTGACCACATTCTAAAAAATCACTCAGGCACTGGCGTGAAGTTTCTCAAGCTTGAAATCCCTGATTATTGCAATGTCACCACTTGTCATCTCAATAATTGGCTTCAGATTGCTATCACACCTGGGATTGAAGAAGTCTCCCTTTTTTACCCTTCAAATGACAAGGAAGAGTACAACTTCCCATGCTCACTTTTATTTGATGGCCGTGGAAACTCGATTCGGTATCTTTATCTCAACGATTGCGCCTTCCGTCCCCCGGTTGGATTTGATTGTTTGAAAAGCCTGACTAAGCTGCATCTGTATGAAGTGCGCATTACAGGGGATGAGTTAGGGTGTCTTATTTCCAAGTCTTTTGCTTTAAAGCAGTTGCAACTCACATGTTGCAGTGAGCTAAATTGCCTGAAGATACCATTCTGGCTGGAGCGGCTCAGCTGGctgagtgtgtttggttgcaaCACACTGCAAGTGATAGAGAGCAATGCTCCAAATCTCTCCACTTTTAGATTCTTTGGTGACCCAGTACACCTCTCACTTAGAGAATCATCGCAAGTGAAGATCCTAAAAATTGGGTTTTCAGATAAGCCCAACTCTGTCAGTTATGCTATTACCAAGCTTCCTTCCACTGTGCCAAATCTTGAAATTCTTACTATAACTTCAGTTAGTGAG AGGGTTAATTCACCTATGGTAGCTGACAAATTCCTCAGCCTCAAGTACTTGAAGATTTGTCTTGGTGCTTATTGTCAGGCCTTTTCCCCAGCCTATGATTATTTGTCTTTGGTTTCGTTTCTGGATGCTTCTCCTGTCTTGGAGACTTTCATCTTGGGT GTATGTCAGGATGACATGAAGCATGATTCGGTTTTTGGGGATGCCTCGCATATGAGGCAGAGTTCTGGACACAAGCATGACAGACTCAAGAAGGTGCAGATCAATGGCTTCTGCTCTGCAAAGAGCATGGTTGAGCTAACATGTCATATTCTTGAGAATGCAACATCACTTGAAAGTCTTACACTGGACACCGTATTACATTGGGAGGTAAATGGTGAAATTAGAAGGTGTTCTGTCCAAAAAACCGGTGAATGCAGGCACTTGTGCAGGGATATGATCTTGGAAGCGCATAAAGCACTCAGGGCTGTCGAAAGGTACATCCTGGGAAGGGTTCCCTCTACAGTGAAGTTAAATGTTGGGGAGCCTTGCAGCCGGTGCCATGCTATAGATGTTAAGTTATCGTAA